The stretch of DNA ATCTTCCAAATAATATCACACATTAATCTCCTATTATACCATCTTTAGCTTTTACCAACTGTGCGAATGATCCTTACTGTGCAGCTGATACTTTGCAGAGTTATATGGTGAAATACGGGCAGGATTGTAACGATGATGAGACGGAGGACTGCTACGATTATGGAGCCATCCATTATATGGGTCCTTTTAACTGCAAAGCCGAAATGCCCTTTACCTACGAGGATACCTTTAAACGCTGCTTGAGTAGCGCTATCCGGGCTGCGAAGCGTCAGAAATCCGGCTAATCTTCGATTGCATTCTAACTAGTGTTTAGTAACTAACTTATGAGGAAGAGCCCGCGTAATTTATGTGCGAAGATTGCATAGCTAATGTAGGcgttaattttgattaataaaCAAGCGGCTGGCAGCCAACTGAAATCAGTTGTGTGGTCAACACGGCGGCAACAGGTCGGGTTCTCAATTCTCGATCGGATCCAAAGCTCAGATATGCTTCGATTACTCGTCGGTTTGACTTGTTTGTGGCTTCTGGTGGACAGTGGGTTCAGCTATGAGGGTATGTCATTTCGATCTATTCAAGTGCGCTAACCACTGTGCTAATTGAGGTGTAGTACGTAGTAGAGAGTGCTCTATAATTATGGTAATCCATTTACGTTTCGCTGTAAACCGAAGCCAGTTTATCGGAATAGCTTTATATTATAAAGCCGGCCGTTGCATCCGCCCATTTCTACTTTTCTCGTACACTGAGTTAGGAATTATTTTCtgggaattatttttaaaatttcatttaatattaataagatgtcgattgtttaaaaatttttgacaatttatttattttatttgttttttagtgtgcaaaaataattattacttactcaaaaaatattaaacttgtAGAAACTTGCAAATTTTGAATCCAAATTATCagattttgttttcttgtgTGTATTTAGTGGAAAACAAACCCGTCACGGAAGATTGCCTGGACTGTCTGTGCGAAACAATGAGTGGCTGCAATGCATCCGCCATTTGTGTAAATGGGGCCTGCGGTATATTCCGGATTACTTGGGGCTATTGGGTGGAGGCGGGCCAACTAACACTGCCCACAGATACGGCCCTTTCCGACGATGGTAGGGTAAAGCTCTTCACTTTATAAATCCAAACTTAAGTATCCTTCAATTAGCCTTCACCAACTGCGTGAATCAGCCCCACTGTGCAGCCAACACGGTCCAGAACTATATGTTTAAGCATGGTCAGGATTGCAATGGAGACGATCACATCGATTGCCTGGACTTTGGAGCTCTCCATAAACTGGGAAATCTTCAGTGCCGGGAGGAGTTGCCCTATTTCTTCGCCAAGCCCTTCAACCGATGCCTAAAGGACAAGGAGCGATTGGCAGAGGGGAAGATCATCAAAAAGCAGGAGACGACTTCAACATAATTGATTCTTTATTGGTTTCTTTGCTCCCCCTTTGGCGGGGATatctttttctgtttttaaaacaatccTGGTaacacatatacacatacatacatcgaAACATTGCTTATGTTTGCCGTTTGAACAGTTTCCAATATATAGGTATGGATTCTATAGATTTAGAGTTACAGATaaagatacatatatatatataatatatatagaggGGTATATGAAAACTACGTTAATTTGCTCTcgctttttgtaatttgttagTCAACATGTTAACATACTGGTAgtacatatttattaatatatccGGATTCTGGCCTTCGTTTGCTAAAGCTTGGCTCTAACATTGGCTTGCCTTAGAGTGGTCATGGTTCTATATCTCGAGACGGGGATCTCTCTATTTAGGGGTAGCCTGTTTGGTAGTCTACTACTACTCGGAAACTTGAATGTAAGAAGGTCTATTACGGATATTTCTATCAGATTCTgttcaaattgaaattgtttcaACAACCTTTTAGTTGATAATGATACAGATGAGCTGAGACTGAGAACGAAAGGCAGCGATATCATCATATTCTTATCATATCTCTAGACGGTGAAGAGTTATGAAAGTGGGCAGTAAACCTAAAGAGAACTAAGTGGAAGTTTCAGCTTAAAACAAGAATAAATCAGTGcttgccaaaagtttatcATTCATACAAAGGATTGGCATACTTGTATTAAAAAGCTTATAATGCCAAGAATGCAGTCTAACTAATCAGGTGATTTTACGCTCGttgaaataatgaaaaaagtaTCAAAAACCGATTTAAGATCTaaagatgaaaaaaaaatgttatggcgATGTTCCTGTTTTTCTaagaaattcattttataatatttggcTCTGCTCCTTTCCAGTTCTGTACGAAACTTATAGAAACGATTAATGGCTAACTGACAAATTATTATCCTAGAATACAATCAAGCTCGTTTCATGTGGGGGTGTTGAGGTGTGTGAGTTGGGGATCTGATTCGATACGATCCGATCTGTTCTGATATAGTACGGGTACTCGAGGCACGGGTACTTGGTGATGGTCTTAGGGCTAGAATTGCAACTGGAAATATGCGCTTTCGCTGGCTAATTGGGTTCCTTTACTTCACTTCACTTGTCTTGACGTCACTTCACTTCTTGCTGTTCCCATCGTTGGCCAACAGCAGCTCCTTGGCCTCCTTCTTGCCCCGtttcttctcctccttggCATGCAGCTTGGCCAGacgctcctcctccttggccAGTCGCTTCTCCTCCTGCAAAggggaaaatgcaaaatgaaTAACTTGCTTTGCATGCAGCTGAAATCATAAGCAAGAAAATCGGAATTGCTTGCGCTTTATGAGCCACCCGTGCTCATAAGTTTGGAAATTTATGCTCTGCCGGCACAAAAGCTTCAGCATTTCCCACCCACTTTCCGAAGTCCCTTCGCCTGCGATTaatgaaaaacttttccaaaacagttggcaacaaaaaaggaggaaaaacgGAACGAGGCCAATTACAAACAATACAAATATGCACAGCCTGGTTCAGGGGTTCCGCGGGGAAAACAATGCATCTTCCAAACAAAGAGAAAGCCGGGCCTCACCGAATTCCCTGCACTTTCACCCACCTTTCTGGCTTCCTTCTCAGCCTTCAGCTTGagcttttcctcctttttcttGCGCTCAACGGACTCGTTCTTCTTATTGTCAGCCTTCTCTCCTGGAATAGAAAAGGTGTCGAATTATTAGGCAGGTTATAAGCTAAAGTGAActatttctttgatattttaataatatataaaatttatattatctttcttaagttattttttaatattatatttttatatcaatcTCAAATCTAAAAGTTAATACAAAACTCACTCTGATTGCTGGCGGCGGAGAAGAGCGGAAAACTGCGACTGGAAGAGCTTGAACTGGGCTTGGGATTGCTAGCCGATCCAGAGCCAGTTGATCCCGAGTTCGAGGCAGCGCATCCTGCCGAGGCCCTCGAGCATCCGGCTCCTTGCGGAGTTGAGCTCCTTGAAGAGGAGGAGGCAGTACCAGTGGTTTTCCCCTGCGGAACCGAAGCTGGCGGCTTCTTGTCCTTGGGCATCACGTAAGCGTTTTTGGGCAGCGAGTTCTTCGAGGTCAGCGGGCAGATCTTTGCCCCGCCCGCCTTCAAGGGGGGCGGGGCCAGTGCGGAGCAGCTCAGCTGGATGTTCATCGGACTGGGGCGACGTGGCGGCGGAGAGCCTCCGTTCTCCCGCAGCAATGGAGCCAGTTCATGGGCGCTGGACTTTGTGTAAGTGGAGTAGCTGCAAGGAATGGATTGGATTACTATATATACTCCATAAACCTGAGTTCCACTCACCGAAATCGGGGATTGCTGACGTGCACGGGTGAGGGATGCGGAACCTTGGCCGGACTGCGGAACTCCTTGATGGGCGGCAGGCGGTTCTGAATGTCCATCAGCCGGTTCTTCACGTGCCTTCGACCCGGATACGTGTGCGTTGGCGTCATCATTCCACTG from Drosophila takahashii strain IR98-3 E-12201 chromosome 2R, DtakHiC1v2, whole genome shotgun sequence encodes:
- the LOC108060681 gene encoding lysozyme 2; this translates as MLRLLVGLTCLWLLVDSGFSYEVENKPVTEDCLDCLCETMSGCNASAICVNGACGIFRITWGYWVEAGQLTLPTDTALSDDAFTNCVNQPHCAANTVQNYMFKHGQDCNGDDHIDCLDFGALHKLGNLQCREELPYFFAKPFNRCLKDKERLAEGKIIKKQETTST